From the Conger conger chromosome 14, fConCon1.1, whole genome shotgun sequence genome, one window contains:
- the LOC133109331 gene encoding von Willebrand factor A domain-containing protein 1-like, whose protein sequence is MERWITIILVLGGVVLRPTSTQNTIPETVLNCCEGDVLFLLDSSGSVSSYEHYHMIRFLSDLLQPFSLGPDQVRVALMQVGTRPRLEFGFEAHSTQHTLQGALLGTTPLQGDTNTELALRLAQEQVLVPGGAGGARAGLPRVLVWLTDGVQPGAVEGPMAALREEGVAILAVSTGHGNYQVLQKVVTPPDSSHLHFVDIDYMSIITKDLRNAIIELIRAKRLQVRDVTSSSAVLQWRPVLSEGTGFYTVQFGPFGTEGGGEGGQGTSTSTSGGQFSRLIRPGDSTWAELTNLRQDTMYMATLVPESNLEVLKPLSVTFTTLPEVLSPTMVTISESNTSSVKVSWGPLQLNSVQRYQVEYGAIPRGEVRIATTGPDQSSLTLSQLQPNTEYLVTVSALHSTGRERAMSVRVCTHEELPALKDLELTTVGSDSVQVRWRGGMEGLQGYWVSWEGGSGFSGRTSSLYLPPSSLSTLLTHLPPASRICVSPVYRTARGEGLCCTAETYSGATGHTVLPEHTGAGLQWRSG, encoded by the exons ATGGAGAGGTGGATTACAATCATCTTGGTTTTAGGCGGTGTGGTATTGAGGCCGACCAGCACTCAAAACACCATACCTGAAACAG TGTTAAACTGCTGCGAGGGGGATGTCCTGTTCCTGCTGGATTCTTCAGGCAGTGTCTCATCCTACGAGCACTACCACATGATCAGGTTCCTCTCTGACCTGCTGCAGCCGTTTTCTCTGGGACCCGACCAGGTGAGGGTGGCGCTGATGCAGGTGGGCACCCGGCCACGCCTGGAGTTTGGGTTTGAGGCCCACAGcacccagcacaccctacaGGGGGCGCTCTTGGGCACCACACCGCTCCAgggagacacaaacacagagctggCCCTGAGACTGGCCCAGGAGCAGGTGCTGGTgccgggcggggcgggcggggcccgGGCAGGGCTCCCCAGGGTGCTGGTGTGGCTGACTGACGGAGTGCAGCCTGGGGCCGTGGAGGGGCCCATGGCCGCGCTGCGAGAGGAGGGCGTGGCCATTCTGGCCGTCTCCACGGGACACGGGAACTACCAGGTGCTCCAGAAGGTGGTGACCCCGCCTGATAGCTCTCACCTGCACTTTGTAGACATTGACTACATGAGCATCATCACCAAGGACCTGAGAAACGCTATcattg AGCTGATCCGGGCGAAGCGTCTGCAGGTTCGAGACGTGACCTCCAGCAGTGCGGTGCTGCAGTGGCGGCCCGTCTTGAGCGAGGGCACGGGCTTCTACACCGTTCAGTTCGGGCCGTTCGGGACGGAAGGAGGTGGTGAGGGGGGTCAgggcaccagcaccagcaccagcggGGGTCAGTTCAGCCGGCTCATCCGCCCGGGCGACTCCACCTGGGCCGAACTGACCAACCTTCGCCAGGACACCATGTACATGGCCACACTGGTGCCCGAGTCCAACCTGGAGGTCCTGAAGCCCCTGTCTGTCACCTTCACCACTCTACCTg aGGTACTGAGTCCCACCATGGTCACAATCTCCGAGTCAAACACCAGCAGCGTGAAAGTGAGCTGGGGGCCCCTGCAGCTGAACTCGGTGCAGAGGTACCAGGTCGAGTATGGCGCCATCCCGAGGGGGGAGGTCCGCATTGCCACCACGGGTCCAGACCAGAGCTCCCTGACTCTATCCCAGCTGCAGCCCAACACAGAGTACCTGGTCACAGTCAGTGCTCTGCACTCCACTGGCAGGGAGAGGGCCATGTCTGTCAGAGTGTGCACTCACGAGG AGCTTCCCGCCTTAAAAGATTTGGAGCTGACGACAGTTGGAAGTGACTCCGTCCAAGTCCGTTGGCGAGGTGGCATGGAGGGGCTGCAGGGGTACTGGGTGAGTTGGGAAGGGGGCAGCGGCTTCTCTGGCCGCACGTCCTCTCTCTACCTGCCCCCAAGCTCCCTCTCCACACTACTGACCCATCTGCCCCCCGCCAGCCGGATCTGTGTCTCGCCTGTATACAGGACGGCCCGCGGAGAGGGATTGTGCTGCACTGCAGAGACTTACTCAG GGGCCACAGGTCATACAGTTCTGCCTGAGCACACAGGAGCTGGACTGCAGTGGCGCAGTGGTTGA
- the LOC133109669 gene encoding cyclin-L2-like isoform X3 produces MLPTTEVIIMAPGELRIPGEAEDGILIGDKRYSGVTLTLDNCLLSPDRLERSPSAEQGLPLDTEEQLRTQGCELIQAAGILLRMPQVAMATGQILFQRFFYCKSFIRHCVETVAMACVHLASKIEEEPRRVRDVLNVFHRLKHSRGNRTAPPLPLDANYISMKSQVIKAERRVLKELGFCVHVKHPHKIIVMYLQVLECEKNPKLVQMAWNYMNDSLRTDVFLRFSAETVACACIYLSARSLQIPLPDQPPWFWLFGASEEDLREICRRILRLYTLAQTPLPKLQQLVAECRYALDSTRVKPGQGGALLSINGTPTLDAPTSFSPTSKPVSPAGVQVNRESPLSQVALKKACRKLSNGDGKTRLSRSDERREEKSESPAHSPRRRRSRSVSSPVRSLSPTHRRKPPPAGRERDREKERERERERRRERERERERGRKEKYAAHRR; encoded by the exons ATGCTGCCCACAACAGAAGTTATTATTATGGCTCCCGGAGAATTAAGGATCCCTGGTGAAGCGGAGGATGGAATTCTTATTGGCGATAAGCGTTATTCTGGTGTGACTTTAACACTGGATAATTGTCTTCTCTCCCCGGATCGACTGGAACGAAGTCCCTCGGCTGAGCAGGGACTTCCGCTAGATACGGAGGAGCAGCTCAGAACTCAGGGCTGCGAGTTGATACAGGCCGCTGGGATACTGTTGAGAATGCCGCAG gttgccatggcgacggGGCAGATTCTGTTCCAGAGGTTCTTTTATTGTAAATCTTTCATCAGACATTGTGTAGAG ACTGTGGCCATGGCCTGCGTCCATCTGGCATCGAAGATCGAGGAGGAGCCGCGGAGGGTTCGGGACGTCCTCAACGTCTTCCACCGTCTGAAACACAGCAGGGGGAACAG GACGGCCCCACCTCTCCCACTGGATGCGAACTACATTAGCATGAAAAGTCAGGTGATCAAAGCGGAGAGAAGGGTCCTGAAGGAGCTGGGCTTCTGTGTGCACGTCAAACACCCGCACAAG ATCATTGTGATGTACCTGCAAGTGCTGGAGTGTGAGAAGAACCCTAAGCTGGTGCAGATGGCATG GAATTACATGAACGACAGCCTTCGAACGGATGTGTTCCTGAGATTCAGCGCGGAGACTGTGGCCTGTGCCTGTATCTACCTGTCTGCCCGATCCCTACAG ATCCCGCTGCCCGACCAGCCCCCCTGGTTCTGGCTGTTTGGGGCCTCGGAGGAGGACCTGAGGGAGATCTGCCGACGCATCCTGAGGCTCTACACCCTGGCCCAGACGCCCCTGCCCAAACTGCAGCAGCTGGTGGCAGAGTGTCGGTACGCCCTGGACTCTACCCGGGTGAAGCCTGGACAGGGAGGGGCGCTTCTGTCCATCAACGGCACCCCCACCCTGGACGCCCCCACCAGCTTCTCCCCGACGTCTAAGCCtg TGTCTCCTGCAGGTGTCCAGGTCAACCGGGAGTCCCCTCTGTCTCAGGTGGCCCTGAAAAAAGCCTGTCGGAAGCTCAGCAACGGGGACGG GAAAACCAGGCTGAGCCGCAGCgatgagagaagagaagagaagtcTGAGTCTCCCGCCCACAGTCCCAGACGCAG ACGCAGTCGCAGTGTCTCCTCTCCTgttcgctccctctctcctacccACCGCAGGAAACCGCCGCCCGCAGGCCGAGAAAGAGACcgggaaaaagagagggagcgagaacgGGAAcggcggagggagagagagcgagagcgagaaagagggaggaaagaGAAATACGCAGCACATAGGAGATGA
- the LOC133109669 gene encoding cyclin-L2-like isoform X1 gives MLPTTEVIIMAPGELRIPGEAEDGILIGDKRYSGVTLTLDNCLLSPDRLERSPSAEQGLPLDTEEQLRTQGCELIQAAGILLRMPQVAMATGQILFQRFFYCKSFIRHCVETVAMACVHLASKIEEEPRRVRDVLNVFHRLKHSRGNRTAPPLPLDANYISMKSQVIKAERRVLKELGFCVHVKHPHKIIVMYLQVLECEKNPKLVQMAWNYMNDSLRTDVFLRFSAETVACACIYLSARSLQIPLPDQPPWFWLFGASEEDLREICRRILRLYTLAQTPLPKLQQLVAECRYALDSTRVKPGQGGALLSINGTPTLDAPTSFSPTSKPGSQGGWSLSQHTLGERQEYTLDRSPVHHRAHTHHSLTHTLIPTGNLDSRISLTCMSLDCGRKPEYPEETHADTGRTCKLPTERPRPTGIRTQDLLAVRRRCYPLRHPCRLSTHQWCPINHVVWRADTQVFNPVNHYTCFSVSNTPSMREDGTN, from the exons ATGCTGCCCACAACAGAAGTTATTATTATGGCTCCCGGAGAATTAAGGATCCCTGGTGAAGCGGAGGATGGAATTCTTATTGGCGATAAGCGTTATTCTGGTGTGACTTTAACACTGGATAATTGTCTTCTCTCCCCGGATCGACTGGAACGAAGTCCCTCGGCTGAGCAGGGACTTCCGCTAGATACGGAGGAGCAGCTCAGAACTCAGGGCTGCGAGTTGATACAGGCCGCTGGGATACTGTTGAGAATGCCGCAG gttgccatggcgacggGGCAGATTCTGTTCCAGAGGTTCTTTTATTGTAAATCTTTCATCAGACATTGTGTAGAG ACTGTGGCCATGGCCTGCGTCCATCTGGCATCGAAGATCGAGGAGGAGCCGCGGAGGGTTCGGGACGTCCTCAACGTCTTCCACCGTCTGAAACACAGCAGGGGGAACAG GACGGCCCCACCTCTCCCACTGGATGCGAACTACATTAGCATGAAAAGTCAGGTGATCAAAGCGGAGAGAAGGGTCCTGAAGGAGCTGGGCTTCTGTGTGCACGTCAAACACCCGCACAAG ATCATTGTGATGTACCTGCAAGTGCTGGAGTGTGAGAAGAACCCTAAGCTGGTGCAGATGGCATG GAATTACATGAACGACAGCCTTCGAACGGATGTGTTCCTGAGATTCAGCGCGGAGACTGTGGCCTGTGCCTGTATCTACCTGTCTGCCCGATCCCTACAG ATCCCGCTGCCCGACCAGCCCCCCTGGTTCTGGCTGTTTGGGGCCTCGGAGGAGGACCTGAGGGAGATCTGCCGACGCATCCTGAGGCTCTACACCCTGGCCCAGACGCCCCTGCCCAAACTGCAGCAGCTGGTGGCAGAGTGTCGGTACGCCCTGGACTCTACCCGGGTGAAGCCTGGACAGGGAGGGGCGCTTCTGTCCATCAACGGCACCCCCACCCTGGACGCCCCCACCAGCTTCTCCCCGACGTCTAAGCCtg ggtcgcaggggggctggagcctatcccagcatacattgggcgaaaggcaggaatacaccctggacaggtcgccagtccatcacagggcacacacacaccattcactcactcacacactcatacctacgggcaatttagactctcgaatcagcctaacctgcatgtctttggactgtgggaggaaaccagagtacccggaggaaacccacgcagacacagggagaacatgcaaactccccacagagaggccccggccaacggggattcgaacccaggacctccttgctgtgaggcggcggtgctacccactgcgccatccatgccgcctgtcTACACACCAGTGGTGCCCAATCAATCATGTAGTTTGGAGGGCTGATACCCAGGTTTTCAATCCAGTCAATCACTACACCTGCTTTTCAGTAAGTAACACCCCTTCAATGAGAGAGGatggaactaattag
- the LOC133109669 gene encoding cyclin-L2-like isoform X2, whose protein sequence is MLPTTEVIIMAPGELRIPGEAEDGILIGDKRYSGVTLTLDNCLLSPDRLERSPSAEQGLPLDTEEQLRTQGCELIQAAGILLRMPQVAMATGQILFQRFFYCKSFIRHCVETVAMACVHLASKIEEEPRRVRDVLNVFHRLKHSRGNRTAPPLPLDANYISMKSQVIKAERRVLKELGFCVHVKHPHKIIVMYLQVLECEKNPKLVQMAWNYMNDSLRTDVFLRFSAETVACACIYLSARSLQIPLPDQPPWFWLFGASEEDLREICRRILRLYTLAQTPLPKLQQLVAECRYALDSTRVKPGQGGALLSINGTPTLDAPTSFSPTSKPVSPAGVQVNRESPLSQVALKKACRKLSNGDGKTRLSRSDERREEKSESPAHSPRRRCERVKMERSRSVSSPVRSLSPTHRRKPPPAGRERDREKERERERERRRERERERERGRKEKYAAHRR, encoded by the exons ATGCTGCCCACAACAGAAGTTATTATTATGGCTCCCGGAGAATTAAGGATCCCTGGTGAAGCGGAGGATGGAATTCTTATTGGCGATAAGCGTTATTCTGGTGTGACTTTAACACTGGATAATTGTCTTCTCTCCCCGGATCGACTGGAACGAAGTCCCTCGGCTGAGCAGGGACTTCCGCTAGATACGGAGGAGCAGCTCAGAACTCAGGGCTGCGAGTTGATACAGGCCGCTGGGATACTGTTGAGAATGCCGCAG gttgccatggcgacggGGCAGATTCTGTTCCAGAGGTTCTTTTATTGTAAATCTTTCATCAGACATTGTGTAGAG ACTGTGGCCATGGCCTGCGTCCATCTGGCATCGAAGATCGAGGAGGAGCCGCGGAGGGTTCGGGACGTCCTCAACGTCTTCCACCGTCTGAAACACAGCAGGGGGAACAG GACGGCCCCACCTCTCCCACTGGATGCGAACTACATTAGCATGAAAAGTCAGGTGATCAAAGCGGAGAGAAGGGTCCTGAAGGAGCTGGGCTTCTGTGTGCACGTCAAACACCCGCACAAG ATCATTGTGATGTACCTGCAAGTGCTGGAGTGTGAGAAGAACCCTAAGCTGGTGCAGATGGCATG GAATTACATGAACGACAGCCTTCGAACGGATGTGTTCCTGAGATTCAGCGCGGAGACTGTGGCCTGTGCCTGTATCTACCTGTCTGCCCGATCCCTACAG ATCCCGCTGCCCGACCAGCCCCCCTGGTTCTGGCTGTTTGGGGCCTCGGAGGAGGACCTGAGGGAGATCTGCCGACGCATCCTGAGGCTCTACACCCTGGCCCAGACGCCCCTGCCCAAACTGCAGCAGCTGGTGGCAGAGTGTCGGTACGCCCTGGACTCTACCCGGGTGAAGCCTGGACAGGGAGGGGCGCTTCTGTCCATCAACGGCACCCCCACCCTGGACGCCCCCACCAGCTTCTCCCCGACGTCTAAGCCtg TGTCTCCTGCAGGTGTCCAGGTCAACCGGGAGTCCCCTCTGTCTCAGGTGGCCCTGAAAAAAGCCTGTCGGAAGCTCAGCAACGGGGACGG GAAAACCAGGCTGAGCCGCAGCgatgagagaagagaagagaagtcTGAGTCTCCCGCCCACAGTCCCAGACGCAGGTGTGAAAGGGTTAAGATGGA ACGCAGTCGCAGTGTCTCCTCTCCTgttcgctccctctctcctacccACCGCAGGAAACCGCCGCCCGCAGGCCGAGAAAGAGACcgggaaaaagagagggagcgagaacgGGAAcggcggagggagagagagcgagagcgagaaagagggaggaaagaGAAATACGCAGCACATAGGAGATGA
- the LOC133109672 gene encoding olfactory receptor class A-like protein 4 yields MTDEETASLDTIGMGLRVNISPTQITFYIMLVVLGILGNGTVVAVVGESVFYDSGSGKGSDLILVNMALSNLLVSLTRNSLLVLSDLGLELYSSREWCRFLMCTWVWLRSVNVWSTLFLSAFHLQTLRRVAPSGANLYGPRGPPKPLLMGLGSIWALNLLYSVPAFIYSTSGDRNSTETLMLISSTTRPLLGCVWDFPSPYGGLAYATVSMVIHETMPIILMTITNLGSLYTLYAHGRSRTISHVAQNAPVIRRVPAERRAAKVILGLIMLFIVSWGTSIISVNYFNYNRGSSAEFLLVVARYANTAFIALSPMVLAIGHRRLRAVFKSVMIH; encoded by the exons ATGACTGATGAAGAAACTGCAAGCTTGGATACGATTGGAATGGGTCTGCGAGTAAATATTTCCCCCACGCAGATAACCTTCTACATTATGCTGGTCGTTCTCGGCATCTTGGGAAATGGCACGGTAGTCGCCGTGGTTGGGGAGAGTGTATTCTACGACAGTGGTAGCGGGAAGGGCTCCGATCTCATCCTGGTCAACATGGCGTTGTCAAATCTGTTGGTGTCACTGACAAGGaactcactcctggtgctgtcTGACTTGGGACTGGAG cTGTACTCCTCCAGAGAGTGGTGCCGGTTTCTGATGTGCACCTGGGTGTGGCTTCGCTCCGTCAACGTGTGGTCGACTCTGTTCCTCAGCGCTTTCCACCTGCAGACCCTGCGCCGCGTGGCCCCTTCTGGGGCCAACCTGTatggcccccgggggccccccAAGCCCCTGTTAATGGGGTTGGGTTCTATCTGGGCCCTCAACCTCCTGTACTCGGTCCCTGCTTTCATCTACTCCACTAGTGGTGACCGGAACAGTACTGAG ACTCTGATGTTGATCAGCAGTACAACACGGCCCctcctgggctgtgtgtgggactTCCCCTCACCCTATGGCGGCTTGGCGTATGCCACCGTTTCCATGGTGATCCACGAGACCATGCCCATCATCCTAATGACCATCACAAACCTGGGCTCCCTGTACACACTCTACGCTCACGGACGATCGCGTACAATCAGCCACGTGGCCCAGAACGCCCCTGTGATTCGCAGGGTCCCAGCCGAGAGGCGGGCTGCCAAG GTGATTCTGGGTCTCATCATGTTGTTCATTGTGTCCTGGGGGACCAGCATCATCTCTGTGAACTACTTCAATTATAACCGCGGCTCGTCTGCTGAGTTTCTGCTGGTTGTGGCGCGCTACGCCAACACGGCCTTCATCGCCCTGTCTCCCATGGTGCTGGCGATCGGACACCGCCGTCTCCGGGCTGTGTTCAAGTCTGTCATGATTCACTGA
- the LOC133109670 gene encoding OTU domain-containing protein 3-like isoform X1, with translation MSMSRKSPGKLVQKSHVESKQDEHTACRTLANDWKNRPQGEEVGNEFVSLTNQLQALRLKVREVPGDGNCLFRALGDQLEGHSRGHLRLRQETVQYMQAHRQDFEPFVEDDIPFTEYLSNLSQPGTFAGNDAIVAFARSHQLRIIIHQLNTLMWEINGSDKPAARELHIAYRYGDHYDSVRPIGDNSESPTLLRIENLNQSRGQCASRQPGDWQRYRQTASPPTHSDDEDLILRRLVSQSASGQAPSSRPLRVVKGEDTDGTTVSRPTLWEASGTGARIFGTVTSAAHRDGKPADCCTAHATKVASKDRKEPLCLEKNKRPEERQRLKVQPSRASQDQDQDQNQSEAVTLSMYSGACAGVLGSLV, from the exons ATGTCCATGTCCAGGAAGTCGCCAGGAAAGCTGGTGCAAAAGAGCCATGTGGAGAGCAAGCAGGACGAGCACACTGCTTGCAGGACTTTGGCTAATGATTGGAAGAATCGCCCACAGGGAGAGGAAGTGGGCAATGAATTTGTCAGCCTCACCAATCAGCTGCAAGCCCTGAGACTGAAAGTGCGGGAGGTGCCCGGAGACGG GAACTGCCTGTTCAGAGCCCTGGGGGATCAGCTGGAAGGCCACTCCCGCGGACACCTGCGACTGCGTCAGGagactgtacagtacatgcaggCTCACCGGCAGGACTTTGAGCCCTTTGTAGAGGATGATATTCCCTTCACAGAGTACT TGTCTAACCTGTCTCAGCCGGGCACTTTCGCAGGAAATGATGCGATCGTAGCATTTGCACGCAGCCACCAGCTGCGCATCATCATCCACCAGCTCAACACTCTGATGTGGGAG ATAAATGGCTCTGATAAACCTGCAGCTCGAGAGCTTCATATTGCCTATCGCTATGGTGACCATTACGATAGTGTGCGGCCCATTGGTGATAACTCTGAGAGCCCAACCCTTCTGCGCATTGAG aACCTGAACCAGTCGAGGGGTCAGTGTGCGTCTCGGCAGCCAGGAGACTGGCAGAGGTACAGACAGACCGCTTCCCCTCCCACCCATTCCGATGACGAGGATTTGATCCTGCGCCGGCTTGTGTCCCAGAGTGCATCTG GTCAAGCTCCGAGCAGTAGGCCGCTCCGGGTGGTCAAGGGGGAGGACACTGATGGGACCACCGTGTCACGGCCCACCCTGTGGGAGGCGTCAGGAACGGGCGCACGCATCTTTGGCACCGTCACatcagcagcacacagagacggCAAGCCAGCGGACTGCTGCACCGCACACGCAACTAAA GTAGCAAGTAAAGACAGGAAGGAACCGCTGTGTCTGGAAAAGAACAAGAGGCCAGAGGAAAGGCAAAGACTGAAGGTCCAACCCAGCAGGGCTTcacaggaccaggaccaggaccagaaCCAGTCAGAAGCAGTCACTTTG AGTATGTACAGTGGAGCATGTGCAGGAGTCCTCGGCTCTTTGGTTTAA
- the LOC133109670 gene encoding OTU domain-containing protein 3-like isoform X2 produces the protein MKKSPGKLVQKSHVESKQDEHTACRTLANDWKNRPQGEEVGNEFVSLTNQLQALRLKVREVPGDGNCLFRALGDQLEGHSRGHLRLRQETVQYMQAHRQDFEPFVEDDIPFTEYLSNLSQPGTFAGNDAIVAFARSHQLRIIIHQLNTLMWEINGSDKPAARELHIAYRYGDHYDSVRPIGDNSESPTLLRIENLNQSRGQCASRQPGDWQRYRQTASPPTHSDDEDLILRRLVSQSASGQAPSSRPLRVVKGEDTDGTTVSRPTLWEASGTGARIFGTVTSAAHRDGKPADCCTAHATKVASKDRKEPLCLEKNKRPEERQRLKVQPSRASQDQDQDQNQSEAVTLSMYSGACAGVLGSLV, from the exons ATGAA GAAGTCGCCAGGAAAGCTGGTGCAAAAGAGCCATGTGGAGAGCAAGCAGGACGAGCACACTGCTTGCAGGACTTTGGCTAATGATTGGAAGAATCGCCCACAGGGAGAGGAAGTGGGCAATGAATTTGTCAGCCTCACCAATCAGCTGCAAGCCCTGAGACTGAAAGTGCGGGAGGTGCCCGGAGACGG GAACTGCCTGTTCAGAGCCCTGGGGGATCAGCTGGAAGGCCACTCCCGCGGACACCTGCGACTGCGTCAGGagactgtacagtacatgcaggCTCACCGGCAGGACTTTGAGCCCTTTGTAGAGGATGATATTCCCTTCACAGAGTACT TGTCTAACCTGTCTCAGCCGGGCACTTTCGCAGGAAATGATGCGATCGTAGCATTTGCACGCAGCCACCAGCTGCGCATCATCATCCACCAGCTCAACACTCTGATGTGGGAG ATAAATGGCTCTGATAAACCTGCAGCTCGAGAGCTTCATATTGCCTATCGCTATGGTGACCATTACGATAGTGTGCGGCCCATTGGTGATAACTCTGAGAGCCCAACCCTTCTGCGCATTGAG aACCTGAACCAGTCGAGGGGTCAGTGTGCGTCTCGGCAGCCAGGAGACTGGCAGAGGTACAGACAGACCGCTTCCCCTCCCACCCATTCCGATGACGAGGATTTGATCCTGCGCCGGCTTGTGTCCCAGAGTGCATCTG GTCAAGCTCCGAGCAGTAGGCCGCTCCGGGTGGTCAAGGGGGAGGACACTGATGGGACCACCGTGTCACGGCCCACCCTGTGGGAGGCGTCAGGAACGGGCGCACGCATCTTTGGCACCGTCACatcagcagcacacagagacggCAAGCCAGCGGACTGCTGCACCGCACACGCAACTAAA GTAGCAAGTAAAGACAGGAAGGAACCGCTGTGTCTGGAAAAGAACAAGAGGCCAGAGGAAAGGCAAAGACTGAAGGTCCAACCCAGCAGGGCTTcacaggaccaggaccaggaccagaaCCAGTCAGAAGCAGTCACTTTG AGTATGTACAGTGGAGCATGTGCAGGAGTCCTCGGCTCTTTGGTTTAA
- the LOC133109670 gene encoding OTU domain-containing protein 3-like isoform X3 encodes MSMSRKSPGKLVQKSHVESKQDEHTACRTLANDWKNRPQGEEVGNEFVSLTNQLQALRLKVREVPGDGNCLFRALGDQLEGHSRGHLRLRQETVQYMQAHRQDFEPFVEDDIPFTEYLSNLSQPGTFAGNDAIVAFARSHQLRIIIHQLNTLMWEINGSDKPAARELHIAYRYGDHYDSVRPIGDNSESPTLLRIENLNQSRGQCASRQPGDWQRYRQTASPPTHSDDEDLILRRLVSQSASGQAPSSRPLRVVKGEDTDGTTVSRPTLWEASGTGARIFGTVTSAAHRDGSK; translated from the exons ATGTCCATGTCCAGGAAGTCGCCAGGAAAGCTGGTGCAAAAGAGCCATGTGGAGAGCAAGCAGGACGAGCACACTGCTTGCAGGACTTTGGCTAATGATTGGAAGAATCGCCCACAGGGAGAGGAAGTGGGCAATGAATTTGTCAGCCTCACCAATCAGCTGCAAGCCCTGAGACTGAAAGTGCGGGAGGTGCCCGGAGACGG GAACTGCCTGTTCAGAGCCCTGGGGGATCAGCTGGAAGGCCACTCCCGCGGACACCTGCGACTGCGTCAGGagactgtacagtacatgcaggCTCACCGGCAGGACTTTGAGCCCTTTGTAGAGGATGATATTCCCTTCACAGAGTACT TGTCTAACCTGTCTCAGCCGGGCACTTTCGCAGGAAATGATGCGATCGTAGCATTTGCACGCAGCCACCAGCTGCGCATCATCATCCACCAGCTCAACACTCTGATGTGGGAG ATAAATGGCTCTGATAAACCTGCAGCTCGAGAGCTTCATATTGCCTATCGCTATGGTGACCATTACGATAGTGTGCGGCCCATTGGTGATAACTCTGAGAGCCCAACCCTTCTGCGCATTGAG aACCTGAACCAGTCGAGGGGTCAGTGTGCGTCTCGGCAGCCAGGAGACTGGCAGAGGTACAGACAGACCGCTTCCCCTCCCACCCATTCCGATGACGAGGATTTGATCCTGCGCCGGCTTGTGTCCCAGAGTGCATCTG GTCAAGCTCCGAGCAGTAGGCCGCTCCGGGTGGTCAAGGGGGAGGACACTGATGGGACCACCGTGTCACGGCCCACCCTGTGGGAGGCGTCAGGAACGGGCGCACGCATCTTTGGCACCGTCACatcagcagcacacagagacg GTAGCAAGTAA